The DNA segment GGGGTTCCTGGGATGGGCTTGATGATTTGTATACAAATGATAACGATGCGAACCTGAATCTAAGAGAGTTGTTTGTAACACCTTCTGATGTTGATTTTGTAATTCCATTTCCTGAAGTCGACTTGTCGTTGAATCCGGGATTAATGGATGATCCAGTTGACTTTGACTTTGGTTCTATTGGCTATAATTAGCATTACACAAAGATGGATATGAGGTGGTCGTGGAAGAGTGTTTATGTTGTTGAAATGTAGGGTGGTGAGTGCATTTTTTTTGACCATTACAGATAACCTTAATAAGTAAATTATAAATTCATGAAAACTATCAGAAACTTAAATATATGTGGAACACATATCTTGCTGTTGATCTTTGCGATGGCATTTATGTTCCAATCATGTGAGGAATATCCTCATGAGTATGAAGTGGCAGGCGGTGTACCTAAGATAGATTACATTAGGATAACCACGCCAGAAAAATCCGATTCTTTAATAATAAGTGCTTCTCTAAATAGTACGATAACTATTATTGGAGAGAACTTAAGAAGTATTACCGAGATGTGGTTTAATGATAAAAAAGCCTATTTGAATACGAGTTTTATCACTTCAAATGCACTGATTGTTAATATTCCTAACGAGATTCCGGGTGTTGTGTCAGATAAAATATACATGGTGGCTGGTAAAGATACGCTCACCTATGATTTTAATGTGGTTGTTCCCCCTCCAGCTCCCAAGTCGATGCTTTGCGAATTTGTGGAAGATGGGGATGAGGCGGTTATTTATGGAAATTATTTTATTGATGACATGAATGTGCCTTTGCAGGTAATCTTTCCTGGAGAAGTGGAAGGAGAAGTGATTAGTGTAAGTGATGATTTTGATGAAATAATTGTTAAAGTGCCTGTAGGGGCAGCTGTCGGTCAAATTACCGTAAAAAGTATTTACGGATCTACGCGTTCTTCTTTCTTTTTTCGTGATGATAGAAACTACATCCTCGATTGGGACAATCTGGATGCAGCAGGAGGCTGGCGATCCGGTGTGATTGCAAGTACAGAACCGACTGGTATTAGTGGAAATTATGTTCGTTTTCATGGTGATATGACGGGCGCTGTTGGTGAAACATGGAACGAAGATGCTCATAGCTTTAATCTTTGGAATGCTTCTAATGGGAGAAGTGATGAACCTTTTTATGAGGGTGATCTGAGTGCAGCAGTACTTAAATTTGAATGTTATGTGGTGGAAGAATGGAAGGCGAGTGCATTGCAAATGATATTTACACCTTATAGCGTTAGTGCTACAAATAGCTATATCGCAGATGGAATGACCCCTCGTGGATTGTGGATACCTTGGGCTTCGTCAGGTAGCTACCGAACCGAAGGGTGGACTACTGTAACCATCCCCATGTCTGAATTCCATTATTATCATGACGGTACCGATGCTGGTTCAGCAATAACGAATGATATGTTAGGAGGTCTTACTTTCTTTGTTTGGAATGGAGGAGTGGAAGGTGAAGATTGTAGCGTTCATATGTGTATCGATAATATACGTATTGTACCTATGTAATTCTTAGATGCATGATCATTTAAAATTAAATATAGATACATGGAATGAGTCGTGGTAATTGTTTTACATACAGTAGGATAGTTGGTTTAGGTGAGTTTCATGTGATCTTAATAATAAATTATAAACTCATGAAAAAGTTAAAGATATTATTGCTTCTGTCGTTGTTTGGTTTTTTAAGCTTATCAACGTTTTTTGCTTCATGTAGCGATGATGAAGATAAGGGTGCAGATGAAGTGACATTATATAGCTATGGACCTATGCCCATAGCAAGAGGTGCTGAACTTAGATTTATTGGTGACAATCTGGATAAGGTGAGTAGTATAGTACTTCCTCCTGATTTGCAGGTTATAAGTACTGAATTTACGGAACATACTGAAAAAAGTATAAAACTTACTGTGCCTCAGGATGCCGTAGAGGGGTATGTAAATTTGTTGGCTGGAGAAGTGACTGTTACTACAAAAACTAAAATTGGCTTTTCAGAACCCATAGATATAGATGGCTCTTTTACTCCTAAAATCATTAAACCCGGGGGGGTGTTGACCATTGAAGGTGATTATTTGAATTTAGTTGGAGAGGTGATTTTTACAGACCGTATAGCTGTTGATAGTGCTGATTTTATGACGATATCGCGTAAGCAAATTACCTTAATGGTCCCTCCTCAAGCACAAACAGGAAAAATAGCGGTGTCAAATGGGGCCGATGATCCTATCGTAATTTACTCAGAGGATGAGCTAACTGTTACGGTACCCACATTAACAGAACTGTCGCCAAATCCGATTGTCGCAGGTGCTGACTTGCGTATTAAGGGAACAGACTTGGATTTAGTGACAAGTATAGGTTTGGGTGGAGATGTGCAGGTGACAGACTTTACCTTGGAAGAAGATGGTACAGCCATCGGGTTGACTGTACCGATGAATACCCAAGATGGCAACGTTTCGTTGAACCTGGCTTCGAGAATTATTGTGACATCAGCTGAAGAATTGGTGATGGTGGTGCCTACAGTTTCAGTGACACCTACAACCATAAAAAATGGTGCTGTACTCACGGTGACGGGAGAAGATCTTGGTTTAATTAGTGAGGTTGTTTTTGCGGGGGGAGCCAATGGAACCATACAAGAGGGGAGAACCGCAACAGAAATGAAGGTTATAGTGCCTGATGCTGCAATCAGCGGTGAGGTGATTTTTAATACAACAGCTGCTAAAACGGTTTCTGGTGGCGATTTAGTACTGATGGAACCTAGTATTGTGAATATGGCTCCGATATCTGCTAAACCGAATGTGGATGTGGTAATTACCGGGATGGATTTGGATTTAGTTAGTAAAATTAGGTTTGCGGGTAATATGGAAGGGGCCATTGTTTCTCAATCGGAGACGGAAATTGTGGTAACAATACCTGTGGGTTCAGTGACAGGTGTCATCACTTTGATAACCGTGAATGGAACAGAAATCATTTCTTCTGCGAGTTTGGAGGTCCTACAAAATCTACCCACATTTACTTCTTATGGTGAGGCTAAAGGAGTTCCGGGAGAAATATTAACGATTAATGGAATGAACCTGAGTTTGGTGAAAAAAATAATCTTTCCGGGTGGTATAGCAGCTACTGCTTATGGCGAAAAATCAGATAGTCGCATAGAAGTATATGTTCCGGAAGAGGTACCTGTGGGTGTCGGTCGATTGACCATGCTGACCTATGAAGGAGAAGAGGGCTTTTTTCCGGAGATATTTTTGGGTTCTACTGAGCCAGTTGTCGATCCAGACTATGTTTTCTTTGATTTTAACGGATCAGAAAAAGGTAGCTGGTGGGGTAATGCAATGGGCAGTGATGTGTCAAGTGATGCACCAATGGCTGATGGTACACCTTATTGGTCTATAAACGGATACAGTACGCCGGATTATGGCTGGGATGGAGGCTTTTTCTGGAGAAATGGAGGTAATAATATTAAAACAGAAGGTTTGTTAGTGGATAGGGATGTTCTGAAGTTTGATATTAATATTCACGAGCCTGTGCTTGATGGTGAACTACGACTGAACATCAGAGGTGATGATTATGACGCAAATGCTATTTATAAGCCATGGGAAGAGGATCCTTCATTTGTGACGGTTGGATGGATCACTGCAACTATACCACTTACTGAGTTCGGAATTACAGATGCTCAATTACAGGGCCTAACAAAAGATTTTGGTGCTGTATTTATTTCAGGAAGCGCTGTGAAGGTTCATATGGACATCGATAATGTAAGATTTGAAAAAAGGTAGGTGTTGCGATGAGTTCGCTTGAGATCGTAGTAAAAGGGCATTGGTGTTTGTTATGTATGGCTTCATGAATGACCATCGTTTATGAAATTGGATTATGATAGATCATTTTAAAAATAAAGTAGCTCCTGATATGAAGAAAGAGCTACGAAGTATATTGAAATATTGGGCTGAAAATACCATTGATTTTGCGAACGAAGGTTTTGTAGGTGAGCTGGATGCATATGGACATAGAAATGTAAAGGCTGATAAAAGTGCAGTGTTGAATACTCGCTTGCTCTATACGTTTTCGGCTGCTTATATCTTTTTTAAAGAATCTGTTTATTTAAAAATAGCAGAAAAGGCTTATGGCTACTTGCTTCGGTACTTCTGGGATTATAAAAACGGAGGATTGTTTTGGTCGGTAGATGCCAAAGGAGTGGTGACCGATAACCATAAGCAGGCTTATGCACAGGGCTTTGGTATATATGGTTTTACAGAATATTATAAAGCAACAGGTTGTAAAGAAAGTCTTGAATGTGCCATTGGATTATTTCAATTGCTGGAATTTAAATTTAAGGATAAAGAATTTGGGGGGTATATGGAAGCCTTGTCAAATGACTGGCTTCCGTTGGAGGATATGCGCTTAAGTAGTAAGGATGCCAATGAACCCAAATCTATGAATACTCACTTGCATATTATAGAACCTTATACGGAGCTTTATAAGGTGTGGCCTCGTAAGCGTTTGAAAAATAGTATAGAAGACTTGTTGTTTATTTTTAAAGATAAGATCGTGGATGGTAATACATTTCATTTTAACTTGTTTTTTGAACGGGACTGGTCGGTAAAATCCAATATCGTGTCCTATGGTCACGATATTGAAGGCGCATGGTTGTTGAATGAAGCCGCTCAGGTAATTCAGGATCAAGAAATGATGGTTCAGGTGAGGGAGCTGTCCTTGAAAATAGCGAATGCTACAATGTTGGATGGTTTAGATGAGGACGGTAGTGTTTTTTATGAGATGCAGGGTAATTGTTTAGATAAGGATAAACATTGGTGGCCACAAGCCGAAGCATTGGTTGGATTTTTGGACGCTTACCAAAATTTTAGTGATGAAAAGTATCTGAAAGCTGTCGAAAAAGTATGGGTGTTTATCCTTTATTATATGAGAGATAAGGAGTATGGCGAATGGTTTTGGAAAGTGGATGAGGAGGGGGTGCCAGATAGATTACTGCCTAAAGTGGGATTTTGGAAGTGCCCGTATCATAACGCAAGAGCCCTTATGGAAGCCATTAGACGCATTAGTATGATATGAAGATGTATCGCGAACAACAGGTTATATATCTTAGGTATTTAATTGTTTCTGTATAATATAGAAAGATAAAAACGAAATTTTTATTAAACCCGGATGATGTATTAGAACTTTGTTATAGATCTTCTAATGCATTTGTCGGGTTAAAATGAGCTGCAATAGGTTTTAAGTAGTAATGTTATTTTTTGAAGGTTTAATGTGAAATTAGAATTTTTATGAAATATATTTTTTGTATAACAATGGCCGTTATGCTGGCTTGTTGTTCGGCATGTGAAAAGTCCGATAAGACAGAAAAGGCGGCACCGGAATTTAAATCAAGCATGCCGGCGGATGGAGCTCAGGATGTTTATCTGGATACGGATGTTAAAGTGGTATTTGATGAGGTTGTGACATTGGCTCCAGATCATGGAATAACCATTAATAATTCAGCAGCCAATGTTGAAGTGTCATTTACTACATTGGTTTTTACAGTCGATTTACAAAGTAATACCACTTATCAAATTATCATTCCTCAAGGTAGTGTTGTGAATACTTTTGGAGTGCCATTATCCACTGATATAAAGATTTCGTTTGCAACCAAAGAAATAAATGTTTCTAATAGCGAAGATATGGAATTTGTGGCCGATATGGGAGTGGGTTGGAATTTAGGTAATACTTTGGATACGAAACATAAGGATAAAACTAACTGGGGTAATCCAGCAGTAACCAAAGCGCTCATAGATGCTGTAAGAGCCAAGGGATTTAAAACATTAAGGCTGCCGGTTACCTGGCAGTATAATATGGGGAGTTCGCCTGATTACGTAATTGAGCCTGATTTTTTAAACAGAGTAGAAGAGGTAGTAAACTATGGTTTAGATAATGATATGTACGTGATTGTGAATATTCACCATGATGAAGATTGGATTATTCCAACGTATGAGCGGCTGGATAATGTTAAAGAGCAGCTTGTAAGAGTCTGGACGCAAATTGCAGCGCATTTTAAGACCTATGACGACAAACTTATCTTTGAAACATTGAATGAACCGCGCCTTATCGGTTCTAATCAAGAGTGGACCGGGGGAACAGCAGAAGGGAGAGACTGTGTGAATCAGCTGCATCGTGTGGCAGTGGAAGCCATAAGGGCTACGGGAGATAATAATGCCAGTAGGTATATAATGATATCGCCCTATGCTGCATCTTCGAGTCAAGTGGCAATTGAGAGCTTTCAGTTACCCACTTCAACAAGGCTTATTGTTTCTGTGCATAGTTATTTTCCATATACCTTTGCTTTGGCTGAGGATAATTATGTTACAAGTTGGGGTACTGAGGCAGAACAACAAGCCCTAGATGCAGAACTGAATCGTTTGGTGGATCAATTTATTGACCAGGGAATTCCAGTGGTTATGGGTGAGTGGGGAAGTTTAAATCACGGCAATTTAGAGGATAGAACAAGACATGCGGCTTATTATAGCACAGCTTGTTTGAGCAGAGGTATTCCTTCTATTTGGTGGGATAATGGAAATTTAAGTGAGTTTGGACTGATAGATAGAACTACTTATCAATGGGCTTATATCGACATAGCAAATGCTATTGTAGAACATTAATAATGTATTAAAACATCTACTAAAGATTAAAATGGTAATGTAAGATCTTGAGATAGGAACATCATAGAATATCTTTTTTTGTTATAAAGTTATTAATCATTAATACGAAGGTTAGTGAATCTTACAGAATGACGGAATAACGTATTAAATGAGTAGTTTTAGATAATAGATGCATTTGCTTAAAATTATGAGTCACTGTAGTTTTGTAATGAAACCTTTATAGAAAATTTTATTTCAAGTTTGAATTATTCAGCTTCTTCAACTGTTGGCAGGTTAGAAAAAATATATGTTCAGAAGTGGATTCATTTTGGTTTTTTACAGTCTATTCAGTCATGGTCAGAGTATAGAAGGACGGGTATCCTAAGTTGACTTTTGAAGAGGACTCCAAGTCGGGTTATGAATTGCCCCCGTCAAGCTTATTATACCCGGATGATGAAAAATCTTATAATTCGAATAATTATAGTGCAGTTAAAGACCAGGATACCAGAGATACAAATATCTTTTGGGATGTGGAATAAGTTTTATTTTTATTAATTATTGTTTATGTAAGAGACCCTTCGAAGTGTTGGGTCTCTTTGTTCTGTATGAAAATGAGAAAGATTATTTTATTATTATGGATTGTATCATTTCAACTATTTGTTGTTGCTCAGGGCAAAACAAATAACAATGTTGGAAGGGTAGTGTATGAGAAGTTTATTAATGGAGCTGTTCAAAGCCATGAAGACAGATTTATTCTGGAGTTTGCTAATGATATTGCCAAGTGTTGGATAGATAATACCAATAGCGATTTGTTGCCAGAGGTGCCATTGAAATTTAATTATTTGGATTATGAAAATGAAAAATTGTATCAGCAAGCTATATTTCAGGGAAAGGATACTTGCTACAAAGAAAGTGACTTTGTAAATTTGGATGAGTATAAACCAGAAGGTAAATTGGTGAAGATATTAGGTTATGAATGCCAAAAATATGTAGGTTCTTCATTTTCAAATAGAATAGAAATATGGGTCGCTAAAGAGGTTGGTATAAAAGGAACCCCTTTCCTGGGAACTCCGCATAAAGAAGGACTGGTTCTTAAATATATTAGAAATGGGAATTATGGTTGGGAAGCAAGGGATGTGAAGATAAAGAAGTCCAAAAAAATGATAAACCCAGAGCCAATGAATTTGGGCGTTAAAGTAAATGCGCAAGACTTTGATAAGCGCCTGCGCAATGCTTTAGTAAAGGATGTTTCTTTGTTTTCAAATCAGGTGATTAATTGGGGAGATAAAATAGAAAATGCCCATGAAGAGTACTTAGATACTGTTTATCGGTTTGCCGGGGGTACAGTGCTTGCTAAAAAAGTGAAATTGCCCAAAGTACCTTTGGGAACTCCGGTTTTTGCAGAGCTTATAGAAAAATCAAATGGTGATGCCTATGATCGTACAGGGTCTGTTTTCGTAATACCCGTGAATAAAGAAAAGAGCTTTTTAGATGGCTTGAGGAATGGTGTTGATTACTTGCCTGAATATATGAGTGGTGAAGGTAAAAAGTATCATGGGGTAGTTGTTAATGATGAATTTGAGCCTTTGATTGAATTGATGCGTTTTTTTACTCCCTTTGGGGTGAATTACTTTAATGAGAAACGTGATGTGGGAATCAAATGGGCAGACTCTGCTGTGTATAAAATGGATGTAAGCCATTTATTACCTGTATTACAAGATGAATGTTGGATAGGAATGTATATAGGTAACTACGCCAAGGGAGGTCATTGTGTAAACTTAAATCTTAAGTATTACCTTGATGAAAAAAAGAATAATGCCCAAAAAAAATACTGGATTCAACCCGTGTTTAATACGGTAAATGTGATGGAAATGGTTGGGCAAAAATATGGAACTATGTTTCGGAATGATACTTTAACCGTAGATTTTGAAGTGCCCAAAGGTGTGAAAAATATTCAATTTCAGTATATAACTACGGGGCATGGTGGTTGGAAACAGGGGGATGAATTTGTTCCTAAAGAAAATAAAGTATTTCTTGATGGAAAGTCCTTTTTTAACTTTACACCTTGGAGAGTAGATTGTGGAACTTATCGTAGGCTTAATCCTGCATCAGGAAATTTTAAAAATGGAATGTCATCGTCTGATTATAGTAGATCTGGTTGGTGTCCTGGAACTGTTGCGAACCCATTTTTTATGCATTTAAATGGTTTATCTCCAGGGAAACATCGCATACAAGTTTATATCCCTCTGGGAGAACCAGAAGGAAATATGTTTAGTGCATGGAATATATCAGGTGTCTTTGTAGGTGAGATGGAGGAATAGTATAGCCTTAGAAAAATAAATTTAGACATGTGAAACGAGCCATGTGTTTTTTTTTACACTCAGAAGTGTGATTAATTCTGGCGAGTTTCATATGACCATTGAAAGAAATATATAATCATATGAAAGTATTTTTATTTGCAGTTGCTACCCTTTTTATAACATCATGTCATTTTACATCATCTAAATTAAAGATGATCGATGTAAGTAATGAAATTATTTCTCCTCAAAAATATATTGTATGTAAAGCTGAAGGTTCAATAAAAATTGATGGTCTAGCAGATGATGAAGCATGGAAGAATGTACCGTTTACTAATTCTTTTATCGATATAGAAGGTGTGAAAACACCTAAATTTGATACCAAAGTAAAAATGCTTTGGGATGAACAGTATTTTTATGTTTATTCTACGATGCAGGAACCACATATTTGGGGTGATCTGTATCAGCGTGATACTGTTATTTTTTATAATAATGATTTTGAGGTGTTTATAGATCCATCAATGGATACATATCATTATGGTGAGATTGAAATAAATGCGTTAAATACAGTGTGGGATTTGAAACTGGATAAACCATACAGAGTGGGAGGTAATGCGGACAATAGCTGGAATCTGAATGAGCTGGTATCAGCGGTGAAGATTTACGGAACTTTAAATAATCCCAATGATATTGATAGTTGCTGGAATGTTGAAATGGCAATCCCCATTGATAAATTGATGAAATTAAAAGATAGCAATGAGGATCATCCTAAAGAAGGTGAACAATGGAAAGTAAATTTTTCACGTGTGGAGTGGGATTTTGATGTCGTTCATGGATGTTATGACCGTAAAAAAAATAAGGGCAAATACCTCCCGGAGTATAATTGGGTTTGGAGTAATCAAGGTGTGATAAATATGCATGAACCTGAAAAATGGGGTGTTGTTCAGTTTACAGATAGTACAATGCCTAATGATAGTTTTTTTATGAAAGATGCAGATTTTTTGTATAAACAAGTGGCCTACGCCTTATTTAGAAAGACGCAATTTGGAGACTTAAAAGGTTTGTTAGCCAAGTCTTCTGGATATACTGAAGATTTTATAATTAAAACAGGTGTTTTAAATGTTTCTGCAAATTATGTCAAGAAAGAAGGGGATTTTTATTTCACCATTTCTTCTCCATCAAATACTTATGTGATCAGTAGTAACGGATATTTAAATATTAATTAATTTTTATGAAAGCCGCAATTTTTGCTATTTTATTGGCACTTTTAATTAGTTGTAATGCTGTCAAAGACGCTGAGAAAAAGATATTTGATGTTGATCCTATTGAAATGAAAAATCCAGAACTGAGCACCGAGTGGCGCCAATATCGTTTAAATGCTGTTACTCGTTTAGTGAATGAGTTAGTAGTGATAGCACATGAAAGTGGCAATAAGTTAAGCGCAGCTGTGTTTCCTTTTCCTGAGATGTCACGTCAGATGGTGCGTCAGGCATGGAATGATTGGAATTTAGATGCTGCTTATCCAATGCTTTATCAGAATTTTTACCGACAGAATATCAATTGGATAGGCTTTGCTTCGGAACAGGCTGTTAATGATGTGGATTTTCCTATAGTTGCCGGCTTATTTGAACCTGCCTTTAACAATGCAAAAGCGTTTGAACAAGGTATTCGCCTGGCTAAAGAAAAAGGAGCAAGTGGAGTGTCTGTATTTACAGCTGACGGCTTGAGTATTGAGATGCAACAGGTTATTAAGAAACTTAGCAAGGAGCTTTAGACTCATTGATGAATAAATGACTGCTCTTTTGGTTTTGGATGACAGAGCCAAAGGAGCAGGTTGTTTTTAGTGTTTGGAGGCAATTATAATCGATTAATGATGTTTTACTTTGCTGGGCGGGTATCCAAACATCATTTTAAATTGTTTTGAGAAATACTTGGCATCGGTATATCCTATTTTAAAAGCTGCGTCGGCAACGGTGTATCCTTTTTGTAATAGTTCTAATGCAATCTTAAGTTTTACTTGCCGTATGTATTCCAAAGGACTAAGACCGGTGAGGCCTTTTACTTTGTTATAAAACACGGTTCTACTAACAAAAAAGTGCTCTGCTACGCCCTCAACACCTAAGTCCTTTGAATAATTTGTTTCGATGTATTTCATTAAGTCTTGCATAAACTTTTCGTCTTTGGTATTAACTTTTAACGTTTTAGGGTCTATGGTTTTGTTGTCTCGGAACTTAGAGATCACTAGTTTACGTTGTTTTATAAGACTATGTATAACTGCTTTCAGGTAGCTGGAATTTAGTGGTTTGGTGATGTATGCTTCTGCTCCTGTTTCAAATCCCGAAATTTTGTCCCTTGTATCACATTTGGCAGTCATCATAATGATGGGTATATGGCAAGTGCTAAAATTCTCCTTTAATTTTTTAGTCATCTCAATGCCATCTAACTCAGGCATCATAATGTCTGTAATGATTACATCCGGATTATGAACTTCTGCCAGTTGAAGTCCTTGAATACCGTTACCGGCGACAAAACAATTGTAGTTATATGATAACTTATCTTTGATATAGCTAGCAATGGATGTATTATCTTCCACAATAAGTATTGTATCTATATTTTTATCAATAGGTTTTTGTTCCAGATGTTGAGGATTCATGATTAGTTCCTCATCATGATTTGCTACAGGGCTTATATTTGTGTTTTCTATGGCAGAAACGTTTGCTTTTTCCAAAATTACCTGCTTGTTTAATGGCAGTGATAAGCAAAAGGTACTACCCTTGCCTACTTCTGATTTTAGCTCGATATTGCCTCCATGGAGTTTAGCCAATTCAAATGCCAAAGAAAGTCCAATGCCACTGCTCATATTGCTGTTATTGTTAAGAATAACATAACGACTAAAGATATCTGCTATATGATCGTTGGGTATACCCGGACCTTCATCAATTACTTGTATTTTTGCTGTATCTGCTTCTGTATCTGTAAAAATGGTAATGCTTACTTGTTTGCCACGTGGGGTGTATTTTAAGGCATTGGAAATGAGATTGTATAAAATGCTGTCTATCTGAATGATATCTGCCCATATGTTTATTCTTTCATGATATGGGTTGATTTTAAATCGAATACCATTGTGTTTAGCCAGTGGAATAAAGCTAGTGTAGATATCCTGTGCAAATTCGTTTAAATCAATTTCCTGAACCTTCAGGGTCATCTTATTGTTTTGAATTCGTCTAAAATCAAGGAGTTGGTTCACCAACTGTAGCATTCTTTTGGTATTTTTACGCATGAGTATGAGCTGCTTTTGAATATGCTCACCAATAGTGTTTTCTTCTAAAATATCTTCTAATGGCCCTAATATTAGTGTTAAAGGGGTGCGTATTTCATGGGAGATGTTGGTGAAGAAACGAAGTTTTAGCTCATTTATTTTTTTCTCAAGTAGTAAATCATTTCTGTATTTTTGAACTCTTAATACAATGGAGCGAACTATCATTAGCAGCATTATTAATATGATGGCATAAATGCTGTATGCCCAAAAGCTTTTCCACCAGGGAGGTAATATTTCAATAGTAAGTGTTTTATAGTGGGTGGTCCACTGTCCGTTTCTATTTGTGTTTTTTACCATGAATGTATACATTCCATGGGGTAGATTGGTATATGTAGCCTTTGTTTGATTGCCTACATAGTTCCAATCGTGTTCGAATCCCTTAAGAATAAAGGCGTATTGCGTTTTTTCCGGATCCAGAAAGTCCAAGGCTCTGTATTGGATACTGAAACTGGATTGCTTATGTGATAGCTGGATTTCTTTTGTAAAGGTAATGCTTTTGTTAAGTGGCGATTTGCTTTTCCCTATCACAACATCTTTATTGAATAATTGAAAGTTAGTAAATTCTATGTTGCATTGTATATTGGGTATGTCAATCATATTGGGATGCAGTAACTCTATTCCATGTGTGCCACCAAATAATAATGCGCCATCCTTTAGTTTGCAACTTGTGTTTTCTGAGAAACTATTAAAGGACAGACCGTTTTTGGTATTGAAAATCTCAATGCTATGTTTTTCATTATCATATCTATTGAGCCCATATTCTGTACTGAACCAAATTTTATGGTTTAGGTCTTCTAAGATGCCAAAAACGGCATTGTTTGACAATCCATTGCCTTTGCTTGTTAGGGTTGAAAAAATAGGTGAATCGCATAGGGGTAACTGGATTGTGCTGACACCACCTCCAGAGGTGCCAAACCATAACCGTTTTTTGGAGTCTTCATATATTTCAATGATGTCATTGTAGTTAAGAGAATTATCTGAGTTGATATCCTTAAAGAAACTCCTGAACTTTATGTTGTGGTTGCTAAGGCTGTCCATTGGTAGTACGTTTAGCCCAAATGATGTAGCTACCCAAATATTAGAGTCGGTATCAACTTCTATATCACGTACCAGGTTATTGGATAGGGTACTGTTATTCGAATTATAGTTTTCAAATTCTAGTGAATTGATCGTGTGTGCATTGGTAATGCTTATGCCATTTCCAAAAGTACCTATCCAAATATTGTGGAGAGGGTCTTGTTTGATGCTGTATATGTTATTGTTACACAATGAATAAGGATTTTTGGCTGCGTGCTGGTAATTGATGAACCGAAGGTGCGTATAGTCAGTTGTTTTTGGGGGTAAGGGACTTGTACTTACGAATAAACCGTGGCCTTTACTTCCGATCCAAACATAATGGTTGTTGTCGAAAAAAATGGTGTAAATATTGGTGTTTGTAAAGCCTGGGGCTATAGGCTTATTGGCGTCGTATCGAATAACTTCTTGTAAATCTTCATCAATAACATATAATTCGCCGCTTTTGGTTCCTGTCCATATGCAACCGTTGGGGTCTTGGGTGATGGATCTTACTAAAT comes from the Saccharicrinis fermentans DSM 9555 = JCM 21142 genome and includes:
- a CDS encoding glycan-binding surface protein, which produces MKTIRNLNICGTHILLLIFAMAFMFQSCEEYPHEYEVAGGVPKIDYIRITTPEKSDSLIISASLNSTITIIGENLRSITEMWFNDKKAYLNTSFITSNALIVNIPNEIPGVVSDKIYMVAGKDTLTYDFNVVVPPPAPKSMLCEFVEDGDEAVIYGNYFIDDMNVPLQVIFPGEVEGEVISVSDDFDEIIVKVPVGAAVGQITVKSIYGSTRSSFFFRDDRNYILDWDNLDAAGGWRSGVIASTEPTGISGNYVRFHGDMTGAVGETWNEDAHSFNLWNASNGRSDEPFYEGDLSAAVLKFECYVVEEWKASALQMIFTPYSVSATNSYIADGMTPRGLWIPWASSGSYRTEGWTTVTIPMSEFHYYHDGTDAGSAITNDMLGGLTFFVWNGGVEGEDCSVHMCIDNIRIVPM
- a CDS encoding glycan-binding surface protein — encoded protein: MKKLKILLLLSLFGFLSLSTFFASCSDDEDKGADEVTLYSYGPMPIARGAELRFIGDNLDKVSSIVLPPDLQVISTEFTEHTEKSIKLTVPQDAVEGYVNLLAGEVTVTTKTKIGFSEPIDIDGSFTPKIIKPGGVLTIEGDYLNLVGEVIFTDRIAVDSADFMTISRKQITLMVPPQAQTGKIAVSNGADDPIVIYSEDELTVTVPTLTELSPNPIVAGADLRIKGTDLDLVTSIGLGGDVQVTDFTLEEDGTAIGLTVPMNTQDGNVSLNLASRIIVTSAEELVMVVPTVSVTPTTIKNGAVLTVTGEDLGLISEVVFAGGANGTIQEGRTATEMKVIVPDAAISGEVIFNTTAAKTVSGGDLVLMEPSIVNMAPISAKPNVDVVITGMDLDLVSKIRFAGNMEGAIVSQSETEIVVTIPVGSVTGVITLITVNGTEIISSASLEVLQNLPTFTSYGEAKGVPGEILTINGMNLSLVKKIIFPGGIAATAYGEKSDSRIEVYVPEEVPVGVGRLTMLTYEGEEGFFPEIFLGSTEPVVDPDYVFFDFNGSEKGSWWGNAMGSDVSSDAPMADGTPYWSINGYSTPDYGWDGGFFWRNGGNNIKTEGLLVDRDVLKFDINIHEPVLDGELRLNIRGDDYDANAIYKPWEEDPSFVTVGWITATIPLTEFGITDAQLQGLTKDFGAVFISGSAVKVHMDIDNVRFEKR
- a CDS encoding AGE family epimerase/isomerase, with protein sequence MIDHFKNKVAPDMKKELRSILKYWAENTIDFANEGFVGELDAYGHRNVKADKSAVLNTRLLYTFSAAYIFFKESVYLKIAEKAYGYLLRYFWDYKNGGLFWSVDAKGVVTDNHKQAYAQGFGIYGFTEYYKATGCKESLECAIGLFQLLEFKFKDKEFGGYMEALSNDWLPLEDMRLSSKDANEPKSMNTHLHIIEPYTELYKVWPRKRLKNSIEDLLFIFKDKIVDGNTFHFNLFFERDWSVKSNIVSYGHDIEGAWLLNEAAQVIQDQEMMVQVRELSLKIANATMLDGLDEDGSVFYEMQGNCLDKDKHWWPQAEALVGFLDAYQNFSDEKYLKAVEKVWVFILYYMRDKEYGEWFWKVDEEGVPDRLLPKVGFWKCPYHNARALMEAIRRISMI
- a CDS encoding cellulase family glycosylhydrolase, which produces MKYIFCITMAVMLACCSACEKSDKTEKAAPEFKSSMPADGAQDVYLDTDVKVVFDEVVTLAPDHGITINNSAANVEVSFTTLVFTVDLQSNTTYQIIIPQGSVVNTFGVPLSTDIKISFATKEINVSNSEDMEFVADMGVGWNLGNTLDTKHKDKTNWGNPAVTKALIDAVRAKGFKTLRLPVTWQYNMGSSPDYVIEPDFLNRVEEVVNYGLDNDMYVIVNIHHDEDWIIPTYERLDNVKEQLVRVWTQIAAHFKTYDDKLIFETLNEPRLIGSNQEWTGGTAEGRDCVNQLHRVAVEAIRATGDNNASRYIMISPYAASSSQVAIESFQLPTSTRLIVSVHSYFPYTFALAEDNYVTSWGTEAEQQALDAELNRLVDQFIDQGIPVVMGEWGSLNHGNLEDRTRHAAYYSTACLSRGIPSIWWDNGNLSEFGLIDRTTYQWAYIDIANAIVEH
- a CDS encoding SusD/RagB family nutrient-binding outer membrane lipoprotein yields the protein MSSLNYSASSTVGRLEKIYVQKWIHFGFLQSIQSWSEYRRTGILS